In Rhodopirellula bahusiensis, a genomic segment contains:
- a CDS encoding family 16 glycoside hydrolase, whose translation MTYIGYLTRACLVLSFVCSLSVQAEDSFENLFNGKDVSGWAGNDSFWSVRDGVIHGETTKENPTKGNTFLVWQGGEVGDFVFKTKVRFRGNNSGVQYRSELIDPKDFVVKGYQADLHKSADFFGMLYAEKWRGIVAKRFQKVEVGADGKPKVVGEVGDRSQKLVDWEWNELTIIAVGDRQIHQVNGVTTMDLTDNHPEARRSGILALQLHAGPSMTCEFKDVQLQKLDAANAKSVLNSYVQSGAASKGKNAKKPSAATAFDWVAKSPTPKWIWRQDQPSSNDPLYLRHQFEFMPEGSKEAIRSARLYATCDNEATVWINGKPVGDCPDWKYPIKQLDARQFVRAGKNQIAVKAGNRGGVAAFVFKLEVETEDGTVHQVISSPNWKLANAATGDWKTADYDDSKWNVAAKSLGNFGKSPWGKPGVGTDQASGDTSFSADEVTVADGFKVELVYQVPKVRQGSWVSLTTDDQGRLYASDQGEAGLYRITLDESPSNATGESGVKVEKMPVKVSGAQGMTWHDGALYFNRGSSPMYRVTDSTGDGLLDHAEELFGTHGGGEHGNHAVIPTEDGDALYVAAGNHTNLPDESIIAGSRVPTWNEDLLLPREWDANGHARGRLAPGGWITRFDPKTNKHEVISMGYRNQYDIALNRAGDLFTYDADMEWDLGSPWYRPTRINHAVSGSDYGWRSGSGKWPEYYEDSLPAVLNIGPGSPTGVVGGQGAKFPAKYQDAIYALDWTFGTIYAIHLDPDGAGWKAHQEAFCYGAPLPVTDAIVGKDGALYFTVGGRGTQSALFRITYEGDDSTEPVSAPIPGEEARQQRRSLEVFHGKEHADAVAKAWPHLSSNDRWLRYAARMAVESQPTEQWVDKVFDESNTQARITGAVALARRGNESHRSDLVNALLKMNPSELPKPQLLGLLRAYALTFIRLGEPTAEERERVIEELDALLPNKSKDVNTELVRLLVYLESPTVIDKAIAMMTDAKPTPPAWVENVDFQRNQRYGSRVVKMLENQPPSHEINYAFMLRNLRDGWTMDNLRAYIQFINQAAKYSGGNSYGKFLANLRDEVLGHLSNAQREELSDISGEDFNPVPDFEITAPKGPGKKWTLAEASKHTGGALRQANYESGRNLFHAAQCASCHRFDGLGGDIGPDLTTVKNKFNANYLLESIIEPSKVISDQYGSKVVLLEDGRVLTGLMVENEDRIEIHPVSKAGETVNPVVVEPDEVISAKDSPISQMPTDMLNSLNAEEVRDLIAYLLSGGDPKAKVYGR comes from the coding sequence GTGACCTACATCGGATATTTGACACGCGCGTGTCTCGTTCTTTCGTTTGTCTGTTCTCTTTCCGTCCAGGCGGAAGATTCCTTTGAAAACTTGTTCAACGGAAAAGACGTTTCAGGATGGGCCGGGAACGACTCCTTTTGGTCCGTTCGCGATGGAGTCATTCATGGCGAAACCACGAAAGAGAATCCAACCAAGGGCAACACGTTCTTGGTGTGGCAAGGCGGAGAGGTCGGCGATTTTGTCTTCAAAACCAAAGTCCGTTTTCGCGGCAACAACAGCGGCGTGCAATATCGCAGCGAACTGATCGACCCCAAAGACTTTGTCGTCAAAGGCTATCAAGCGGACCTGCACAAATCGGCCGACTTCTTTGGAATGCTCTACGCGGAAAAATGGCGTGGCATCGTCGCCAAACGATTCCAAAAGGTCGAAGTCGGTGCGGATGGCAAACCCAAGGTGGTCGGCGAGGTCGGTGACCGCTCGCAAAAGCTGGTCGATTGGGAATGGAATGAACTGACCATCATCGCGGTGGGCGATCGGCAAATTCACCAGGTCAACGGCGTCACGACGATGGACCTGACCGACAATCACCCGGAAGCTCGCCGCAGCGGAATTCTAGCGTTGCAGTTGCACGCCGGGCCGTCGATGACTTGTGAGTTCAAAGACGTTCAACTTCAAAAGCTGGATGCCGCGAACGCCAAGTCCGTGTTGAACTCCTACGTGCAAAGTGGAGCTGCCAGCAAAGGCAAGAACGCCAAAAAACCTTCGGCCGCAACCGCGTTTGATTGGGTTGCCAAGTCACCAACACCAAAATGGATTTGGCGTCAGGATCAACCCTCATCCAACGACCCGCTCTATCTGCGGCATCAGTTCGAATTCATGCCCGAGGGATCCAAAGAAGCCATTCGCTCGGCCCGCTTGTATGCCACCTGCGACAACGAAGCGACCGTTTGGATCAATGGCAAACCCGTCGGCGATTGTCCCGATTGGAAGTATCCCATCAAACAACTGGATGCTCGTCAGTTTGTCCGAGCAGGCAAGAACCAAATCGCGGTGAAGGCCGGTAACCGTGGTGGCGTGGCCGCTTTCGTTTTCAAACTCGAAGTCGAAACCGAGGATGGAACCGTTCATCAAGTCATCTCGAGCCCGAACTGGAAACTGGCCAACGCAGCCACCGGTGATTGGAAGACCGCCGATTACGATGATTCCAAGTGGAACGTTGCCGCCAAGTCGCTGGGCAATTTTGGAAAATCACCATGGGGAAAACCGGGCGTCGGAACGGACCAGGCATCAGGTGACACTTCATTCAGTGCCGATGAAGTCACGGTGGCCGATGGATTCAAAGTCGAACTCGTTTACCAAGTTCCCAAAGTCCGCCAAGGAAGTTGGGTCTCGTTGACGACCGACGATCAAGGTCGCTTGTACGCCAGTGATCAAGGCGAAGCAGGTTTGTATCGAATCACGCTCGATGAAAGCCCTTCCAACGCAACCGGCGAATCAGGCGTCAAGGTTGAGAAGATGCCCGTGAAGGTGTCGGGAGCTCAAGGCATGACCTGGCACGACGGTGCGTTGTATTTCAATCGCGGAAGCAGCCCGATGTATCGCGTCACGGATTCCACCGGCGACGGTTTGCTGGATCACGCCGAAGAATTGTTTGGCACGCATGGTGGCGGAGAACACGGGAACCACGCGGTGATTCCAACCGAGGACGGTGACGCTCTTTATGTCGCCGCGGGCAACCACACGAATCTGCCGGACGAGTCCATCATCGCTGGATCACGCGTCCCGACCTGGAACGAAGACCTGCTGTTGCCACGCGAATGGGACGCCAACGGACACGCTCGCGGTCGACTCGCACCCGGCGGTTGGATCACCCGATTCGATCCAAAGACGAACAAACATGAAGTCATCTCGATGGGGTATCGCAACCAATACGACATCGCACTGAACCGTGCCGGCGACCTGTTCACTTATGACGCTGACATGGAATGGGACCTCGGTTCGCCATGGTACCGCCCGACGCGAATCAATCACGCCGTCAGCGGATCGGACTACGGATGGCGAAGTGGTTCCGGGAAATGGCCGGAGTACTACGAGGATAGCTTGCCAGCCGTCTTGAACATCGGCCCCGGCAGCCCGACCGGTGTGGTCGGCGGCCAAGGAGCCAAGTTCCCCGCCAAGTATCAAGATGCGATCTATGCACTCGATTGGACCTTTGGAACGATCTACGCGATTCACTTGGATCCCGATGGGGCTGGCTGGAAAGCTCACCAAGAAGCGTTTTGTTACGGAGCACCTTTGCCTGTGACCGATGCCATCGTGGGCAAGGACGGTGCGTTGTACTTCACCGTTGGTGGACGTGGCACTCAGTCCGCTCTGTTCCGAATCACGTACGAAGGCGACGACTCGACCGAACCCGTATCGGCCCCGATCCCTGGTGAAGAAGCTCGCCAACAACGCCGAAGCTTGGAAGTCTTCCACGGGAAAGAGCACGCGGACGCAGTCGCCAAGGCTTGGCCCCATCTTTCGAGCAACGATCGTTGGCTTCGATACGCGGCACGAATGGCTGTCGAGTCGCAACCGACCGAGCAATGGGTCGACAAAGTCTTCGACGAATCCAACACGCAAGCCCGGATCACCGGCGCTGTCGCTCTGGCACGTCGTGGGAATGAATCCCATCGGTCCGACTTGGTGAACGCGTTGCTGAAAATGAACCCCAGCGAATTGCCCAAACCGCAACTGCTCGGACTGCTGCGAGCCTACGCTTTGACCTTCATTCGGCTTGGTGAACCAACCGCGGAAGAACGTGAACGGGTCATCGAAGAGCTCGATGCCTTGCTTCCGAACAAAAGCAAAGACGTGAACACCGAACTGGTTCGCTTGCTGGTCTATCTGGAATCACCCACGGTGATCGACAAAGCAATCGCCATGATGACGGACGCGAAACCGACGCCTCCGGCTTGGGTGGAAAACGTTGATTTCCAACGCAACCAACGTTACGGTTCGCGAGTCGTGAAGATGCTGGAGAACCAGCCGCCATCTCACGAAATCAACTACGCCTTCATGCTGCGAAACCTGCGTGATGGTTGGACGATGGACAATCTTCGGGCGTACATCCAGTTCATCAACCAAGCCGCGAAATACAGCGGTGGCAACAGCTACGGCAAGTTCCTCGCGAACCTGCGAGACGAAGTGTTGGGGCATCTCAGTAACGCACAGCGGGAAGAACTTTCCGACATCAGCGGCGAAGACTTCAACCCTGTCCCCGACTTTGAAATCACCGCTCCCAAGGGACCAGGCAAAAAATGGACTTTGGCAGAAGCGAGCAAGCACACCGGCGGTGCCTTGCGTCAGGCCAACTATGAAAGCGGCCGCAACCTATTCCACGCCGCACAGTGTGCCTCTTGTCACCGGTTCGATGGACTCGGGGGCGACATCGGCCCCGACCTGACAACGGTGAAGAATAAATTCAACGCCAACTACTTGCTCGAATCCATCATCGAACCCAGCAAAGTCATCAGCGATCAATACGGATCCAAGGTGGTGTTGCTGGAAGACGGTCGCGTGCTGACCGGGTTGATGGTCGAAAATGAGGACCGAATCGAAATCCATCCCGTCAGCAAGGCTGGCGAGACGGTGAATCCAGTCGTCGTGGAACCGGACGAAGTCATCTCAGCCAAAGACTCGCCGATTTCGCAGATGCCGACGGACATGTTGAATTCTTTGAACGCCGAGGAAGTTCGTGATTTGATCGCGTACTTGCTTTCCGGTGGTGACCCCAAAGCCAAGGTGTATGGGCGATAG